The following proteins come from a genomic window of Bradyrhizobium paxllaeri:
- a CDS encoding methyl-accepting chemotaxis protein has protein sequence MASRFSLAAKLYSIFALFALLVAAITALSDYNTRQNAALTEAVSIASRAALNVERINSLVYAVVMESRGIYMSTEPPVVKKYGDGLLKFNERILDVVKNWEALVQADDAQQFATFKKRIQQFVDFRKELVRRGVEINAAAGREWGDNDANREVRTALNKDLEALSKVYAERSRKLAQQTDTNHMMAFVLTALGVMALAVVVIGILIIARSIARPLSVITDTIKQVADGTEGVEVPHTGRTDEIGALARAIKIFQEAMDRNRNLNSQVLGDSKARDERSRHIEASVDAFREAIGGVLRAVKDNATSMRGTAETIANVSSEASGRAVAANSATEQASSNVSAVASAAEELSASVEEIGRQVRQSASAVEQAGQRTEKSVAEIEGLAAATQRIDGVLSLIQAIAEQTNLLALNATIEAARAGDAGRGFAVVAHEVKALAEQTAKATAEIGQNVGLIQTSTKTSVEAVREIGNAVREINEVTSIIASAIEQQDAATREISSNAQLAAQGNGTLVVNISSLSDAIGTTSTAAASVLTGSSELTATADTLSREVEKFFRNLRADSSEQVRKTGT, from the coding sequence ATGGCATCCCGGTTTTCGCTCGCAGCCAAGCTGTATTCGATCTTCGCGCTGTTCGCGCTGCTAGTCGCCGCCATCACGGCGCTGTCCGACTACAACACTCGCCAGAACGCTGCCCTCACCGAAGCGGTCTCGATTGCGAGCCGCGCCGCGCTCAATGTCGAGCGCATCAATTCGCTGGTCTATGCGGTCGTGATGGAATCCCGCGGCATCTACATGTCGACGGAACCGCCGGTGGTGAAGAAGTATGGTGACGGGCTGCTCAAGTTCAACGAGCGCATCCTCGATGTCGTGAAGAACTGGGAGGCGCTGGTTCAGGCTGATGACGCCCAGCAGTTCGCCACCTTCAAGAAGCGCATCCAGCAATTCGTCGACTTCCGCAAGGAACTGGTCCGTCGCGGCGTCGAGATCAACGCGGCGGCGGGGCGCGAATGGGGCGACAACGACGCCAACCGTGAAGTCCGCACCGCGCTGAACAAGGATCTCGAGGCGCTGTCCAAGGTCTACGCCGAACGCAGCCGCAAGCTGGCGCAACAGACCGACACCAACCACATGATGGCCTTTGTTTTGACCGCCCTTGGCGTCATGGCGCTGGCGGTGGTGGTCATCGGCATCCTGATCATCGCGCGCTCGATCGCCCGCCCGCTGTCGGTCATCACTGACACCATCAAGCAGGTTGCCGACGGCACCGAGGGCGTCGAGGTTCCGCATACCGGCCGCACCGACGAGATCGGCGCGCTGGCCCGCGCCATCAAGATCTTCCAGGAGGCGATGGATCGCAACCGCAACCTCAATTCGCAGGTGCTGGGAGATTCCAAGGCGCGCGACGAGCGTTCCCGCCACATCGAGGCCTCCGTCGATGCCTTCCGGGAAGCGATCGGCGGCGTGCTGCGGGCGGTCAAGGACAATGCGACCTCGATGCGCGGCACCGCCGAGACCATCGCCAACGTCTCATCGGAAGCGAGCGGACGCGCAGTGGCGGCCAACAGCGCGACCGAGCAGGCTTCCAGCAACGTCTCTGCCGTCGCCAGCGCCGCGGAAGAGCTGTCTGCGTCCGTCGAGGAAATCGGCCGCCAGGTGCGGCAATCGGCCAGCGCCGTCGAGCAGGCGGGCCAACGCACCGAGAAATCGGTCGCCGAAATCGAGGGCCTTGCGGCCGCGACCCAGCGCATCGACGGCGTGCTGAGCCTGATCCAGGCGATCGCCGAGCAGACCAATCTGCTGGCGCTCAACGCGACGATCGAGGCCGCGCGTGCCGGCGACGCCGGCCGCGGCTTTGCCGTGGTCGCGCACGAGGTCAAGGCGCTGGCCGAGCAGACGGCGAAAGCGACCGCCGAAATCGGCCAGAACGTCGGCCTGATCCAGACCTCAACCAAAACCTCCGTCGAAGCGGTTCGCGAGATCGGCAACGCCGTGCGCGAGATCAACGAGGTGACGTCCATCATCGCCAGCGCGATCGAGCAGCAGGATGCGGCCACCCGCGAGATCTCGTCGAATGCGCAACTGGCGGCGCAGGGCAACGGAACGCTGGTGGTCAATATCTCTTCGCTCAGCGATGCCATCGGCACGACCAGCACGGCCGCGGCCTCCGTGCTCACCGGCTCCAGCGAACTGACGGCCACCGCCGATACGCTGTCCCGCGAGGTCGAAAAATTCTTCCGCAACCTGCGCGCGGATTCGTCCGAGCAGGTGCGGAAGACAGGGACCTGA